Proteins from a genomic interval of Oncorhynchus nerka isolate Pitt River linkage group LG13, Oner_Uvic_2.0, whole genome shotgun sequence:
- the ccdc167 gene encoding coiled-coil domain-containing protein 167 translates to MTKSKDKREKVSVASEIDRVEERRLRCHDSIERAEFRRRREELSDQDRQSLEDEMTIMNDRMQKYDKELEVLRGENRRNMMLSVALLAVSALFYYAFIHY, encoded by the exons ATGACCAAATCTAAGGACAAGCGAGAGAAAGTCAGCGTTGCTAGCGAG ATTGATCGCGTTGAGGAGCGACGGTTGCGATGTCACGATAGTATCGAGAGGGCCGAGTTCAGACGGCGGCGCGAGGAGCTCTCGGATCAAGACAG ACAATCGCTGGAGGATGAAATGACGATAATGAACGATAGGATGCAAAAGTATG ATAAAGAGCTGGAGgtgttgagaggagagaacaggaggaataTGATGCTCTCTGTTGCTCTATTGGCTGTCAGTGCTCTCTTCTACTATGCCTTTATCCACTACTGA